Proteins from one uncultured Desulfuromonas sp. genomic window:
- a CDS encoding sensor domain-containing diguanylate cyclase, with amino-acid sequence MISKRRLIVILTLLLASGFLLTSLASYYAALNALRARIDDSELPLTSDTIYSEIQRDLLQPLFISSLMASDTFLRDWVTEGEQHADKMVRYLNEIKQRYGTFTSFFVSDRTYRYYYADGILKNVSPDEPRDLWYFRVRDMQEDYEINVDPDMANHDSMTIFINYRVKDYQGQFIGATGVGLTVSAVKTLIATYQRDYQRTIFFVDPQGVLTLAGKDFPATITSLTDIDGLNAHVDQLLNEQQNTLIYQRDGETFHLNTRYISEFGWYLMVEQSEEAMLRQIRLTLLINLTICFTVTLIVVSLTQININRYQKRLEEMALTDKLTRIANRQAIDLHLLQLFREQQRHQVPFSVILFDLDNFKQINDTHGHMAGDAVLQNVADIVSKELRGCDVVGRWGGEEFLVLLKHCQLDDALKRAESIRLAIQAYAIDYEEKTLYTTASFGVVEYRDQDSPDTLLKRSDQALYIAKQNGKNRCEVIAQL; translated from the coding sequence ATGATCAGCAAACGCCGCCTCATTGTTATCTTAACCCTGCTTTTGGCCAGTGGATTTCTCCTCACCAGCCTGGCGAGCTATTATGCTGCGCTCAACGCCTTGCGCGCGCGGATTGACGACAGTGAGCTGCCGCTGACCAGTGACACCATCTATTCGGAGATTCAGCGCGATCTGCTGCAGCCTCTGTTTATCTCATCGCTGATGGCCAGTGATACGTTTTTGCGTGATTGGGTCACGGAAGGGGAACAGCACGCAGACAAAATGGTCCGCTACCTCAACGAGATCAAGCAGCGCTACGGGACCTTTACCAGTTTCTTTGTCTCGGATCGCACCTATCGCTACTACTATGCCGATGGTATTCTGAAAAACGTATCACCGGATGAACCGCGCGATTTGTGGTATTTCCGCGTCCGCGACATGCAAGAGGACTACGAAATCAATGTCGACCCGGACATGGCCAATCACGACAGCATGACCATTTTCATCAATTACCGGGTGAAGGATTATCAGGGCCAGTTTATCGGCGCCACCGGTGTCGGACTCACCGTTTCTGCGGTAAAAACCCTGATTGCAACCTACCAACGGGATTATCAGCGAACGATTTTCTTTGTCGACCCGCAAGGCGTACTGACTCTGGCCGGCAAGGATTTCCCGGCAACAATCACCTCTCTAACCGATATTGACGGCTTAAACGCGCATGTGGATCAACTGCTCAACGAACAGCAGAACACCTTGATTTACCAACGTGACGGCGAAACCTTTCACCTCAATACCCGCTACATTTCTGAATTTGGCTGGTACTTGATGGTGGAACAATCAGAGGAGGCGATGCTGCGGCAGATTCGCCTGACTCTGCTGATAAATCTGACGATTTGCTTCACGGTCACCCTGATTGTCGTCTCACTGACGCAGATAAACATCAACCGTTATCAGAAACGTTTGGAAGAGATGGCCCTGACCGACAAGCTGACGCGCATTGCCAATCGTCAGGCCATCGACCTTCACCTGTTGCAACTGTTCAGAGAGCAACAGCGTCATCAGGTTCCGTTCAGTGTCATCCTGTTTGATCTCGATAATTTCAAACAGATCAACGACACCCATGGCCACATGGCCGGCGACGCGGTGTTGCAGAACGTCGCCGACATTGTGTCAAAAGAGCTGCGTGGTTGTGATGTTGTCGGCCGCTGGGGAGGCGAAGAGTTTCTCGTACTGCTGAAGCATTGCCAGCTCGACGATGCTCTGAAGCGTGCTGAGTCGATTCGACTGGCCATTCAGGCTTATGCCATCGACTACGAAGAAAAAACGTTGTACACCACGGCCAGCTTCGGCGTGGTGGAATACCGTGATCAGGATAGCCCCGACACCTTACTGAAACGGTCAGATCAGGCTCTGTACATCGCCAAGCAGAACGGAAAAAACCGTTGTGAAGTGATTGCACAGCTTTAA
- a CDS encoding methyl-accepting chemotaxis protein, which translates to MKNLSIKVKIIGVSILLPTLLLCGLFVAYVVQEKNTAVATYVDKARTITVTVESTREGMEDLYQKSVFTPQMLREFADSGHADKLLASVPVVSSWNAAMRKAREGGYEFKVPKFSPRNPANEPDAVEARALKKMKAENLSEYYEIDEQLNAVRYFRPVRLSEICLTCHGDPATSAQVWGNEQGLDPTGARMENWHVGEIHGAFEVVQSLDAADAQLAASLWKGGGAVAGGLIIFAVLLTLFVMQNLIQPLSKSVAMIEAMGEGKLDQRLSFKNNDEMGRMGRAMDAFADSLQHEILTAFNKLAQGDFTFAAHGLIKQPLAQANDALNDSMGQVQLAGNQISSGADQISDTSQALSQAATEQASSLEEISASMSEMASRTKQNADNAVQANLLAAQASTAASKGNEQMQEMVGAMGEINESAQNISRIIKVIDEIAFQTNLLALNAAVEAARAGQHGKGFAVVAEEVRNLAARSAKAASETAELIEGAVQKAGNGTQIAESTAEALDGIVTGITKVSDLVGEIAAASDEQTQGISQVSIGLTQIDEVTQQNTANAVQCAATSEQLAAQAAQLQEMLAGFTLYSTRQQPPVSVKPVSAPQPALTSPPAVQSTAAPQQTANSSSDSGWGGVVDNGSDFIALDDDEFGKY; encoded by the coding sequence ATGAAAAACTTGTCCATCAAAGTCAAGATCATAGGCGTTAGTATCCTGCTGCCCACACTGCTGTTGTGTGGCCTGTTCGTCGCTTATGTGGTTCAGGAAAAGAACACGGCTGTTGCGACTTATGTTGACAAAGCCCGTACCATTACCGTGACGGTTGAATCCACCCGTGAAGGGATGGAAGATCTGTATCAGAAAAGTGTTTTTACGCCGCAGATGTTGCGCGAGTTTGCCGATAGTGGCCATGCGGATAAATTGCTTGCTTCTGTGCCTGTGGTGTCGTCGTGGAATGCGGCCATGCGCAAGGCCCGTGAAGGGGGCTATGAATTCAAGGTGCCCAAATTCAGTCCGCGTAATCCAGCCAACGAGCCGGATGCTGTGGAAGCCCGGGCTTTGAAGAAAATGAAAGCGGAAAATCTCAGCGAATATTACGAGATTGATGAACAGCTCAACGCGGTGCGCTATTTTCGCCCGGTCCGCTTGAGCGAAATTTGCCTGACTTGTCATGGCGATCCAGCAACCTCCGCACAAGTCTGGGGTAACGAACAGGGGCTTGATCCCACCGGCGCTCGAATGGAGAACTGGCATGTTGGTGAAATTCACGGCGCCTTTGAGGTCGTCCAGTCCCTGGATGCTGCTGATGCCCAACTGGCGGCGTCGTTGTGGAAGGGCGGTGGCGCCGTCGCCGGTGGTTTGATTATTTTTGCTGTTTTGTTGACCTTGTTTGTCATGCAGAATCTGATCCAGCCGTTGAGCAAAAGTGTCGCTATGATCGAGGCCATGGGCGAAGGGAAGCTTGACCAGCGTCTGAGCTTTAAAAATAACGACGAAATGGGTCGTATGGGCCGGGCCATGGATGCCTTTGCCGACAGCCTTCAGCATGAAATTCTCACCGCTTTCAACAAGTTGGCCCAGGGTGATTTTACGTTTGCCGCCCACGGTTTGATCAAGCAACCACTGGCGCAAGCTAACGATGCGTTGAACGACAGCATGGGGCAGGTGCAATTGGCCGGCAACCAGATCTCCTCCGGTGCCGACCAGATTTCCGATACCAGCCAGGCACTGTCACAGGCCGCCACCGAGCAGGCCAGCTCACTCGAAGAGATCTCTGCATCCATGAGCGAAATGGCGTCGCGGACCAAGCAGAATGCCGATAATGCCGTGCAGGCCAACCTGTTGGCGGCTCAGGCCAGTACTGCGGCATCCAAAGGCAATGAACAAATGCAGGAGATGGTGGGGGCCATGGGTGAAATTAACGAATCGGCCCAAAATATTTCCCGTATCATCAAGGTTATTGACGAGATTGCTTTTCAGACCAACCTGCTGGCATTGAATGCTGCTGTTGAAGCGGCGCGTGCCGGCCAACACGGCAAAGGTTTTGCCGTTGTCGCCGAGGAGGTTCGTAACCTGGCGGCCCGCAGCGCCAAAGCGGCCAGTGAAACGGCCGAATTGATTGAAGGAGCTGTTCAGAAAGCCGGCAACGGTACCCAGATTGCCGAAAGCACTGCCGAGGCCCTGGACGGTATTGTTACAGGGATTACCAAGGTCTCTGACCTGGTCGGTGAAATTGCCGCCGCTTCCGACGAACAGACTCAGGGCATTTCGCAGGTCAGTATCGGCCTGACACAGATTGATGAAGTGACCCAGCAAAATACCGCTAATGCCGTGCAGTGTGCCGCAACCTCTGAGCAGTTGGCTGCACAGGCTGCGCAACTGCAGGAGATGCTGGCAGGATTCACCCTCTATTCGACACGGCAACAGCCCCCTGTGAGCGTGAAGCCGGTGTCTGCGCCGCAACCGGCGTTGACGTCACCGCCAGCGGTTCAGTCGACCGCAGCGCCACAGCAGACAGCAAACAGCTCTTCCGACAGTGGATGGGGTGGTGTGGTTGATAATGGCAGTGATTTCATTGCCTTGGACGATGATGAGTTCGGAAAATATTGA
- a CDS encoding cyclic nucleotide-binding domain-containing protein, with product MTSLPALAQDKFRFFRDMPKEEISSLLKFCTHQRAQSGETLWNEGDDDNQVAFILKGRLGIKKMTEFSDRYIIVGTYGPGSVVGELCLLTDNVRSVSAEAITDVELLFLSNDRFEALIQTNPTLGLKLLKGLLKMTSKRLSKSYERIASIF from the coding sequence ATGACGTCTTTACCTGCGTTAGCGCAAGACAAATTTCGCTTTTTTCGCGACATGCCCAAAGAGGAGATCTCCAGCTTGCTGAAGTTCTGCACCCATCAGCGTGCTCAATCGGGTGAAACTCTGTGGAACGAAGGGGACGATGATAATCAGGTGGCGTTTATTCTGAAGGGGCGTCTGGGCATTAAGAAAATGACCGAGTTTTCCGACCGCTATATTATCGTCGGCACTTACGGTCCCGGCTCTGTCGTCGGTGAACTGTGCCTGCTGACAGACAATGTCCGTTCCGTCAGTGCTGAAGCGATTACGGATGTAGAGCTGCTGTTTCTGTCCAACGACAGATTTGAAGCATTAATTCAAACCAACCCCACATTGGGTCTGAAGTTGCTCAAGGGGCTATTAAAGATGACAAGTAAACGCTTGAGCAAATCCTACGAACGCATTGCCTCAATTTTTTGA
- a CDS encoding nitroreductase family protein: protein MSEMNATLETIVRRHSIRKFTDQPVSEEMLQTILHAANQAPSAHNQQSWRFVVVTGERKRQLAELVKQRATDFPKASSALLRMAARSIATAPVVVAVANTGELIEHGTKLFQLEDAHISLDFFRTMEIQSSAAAVENMLLAATALGLGSVWLGVLFLIKDDVMALLGERQGEFMAVVPIGYAERDSQGPKKRATDVVMRRLD, encoded by the coding sequence ATGTCTGAAATGAATGCCACACTCGAAACGATAGTCCGGCGTCACAGTATTCGTAAATTTACCGATCAACCGGTGAGTGAAGAGATGCTACAAACCATTCTGCATGCTGCCAACCAAGCGCCTTCTGCGCATAATCAGCAATCCTGGCGCTTTGTCGTGGTGACGGGAGAGAGGAAACGTCAACTGGCGGAACTGGTCAAACAACGCGCAACAGATTTTCCCAAAGCGTCCTCAGCTCTGCTGCGCATGGCCGCACGCAGCATCGCAACCGCTCCGGTGGTGGTGGCCGTGGCCAATACTGGTGAGCTGATCGAGCATGGTACCAAACTCTTTCAATTGGAAGATGCCCATATCAGCCTGGATTTTTTCCGCACCATGGAGATTCAAAGTTCCGCGGCAGCCGTGGAAAATATGTTGTTGGCGGCCACCGCTTTGGGGCTTGGCAGCGTCTGGTTGGGTGTTTTGTTTTTGATCAAGGATGACGTGATGGCATTGCTTGGTGAAAGACAGGGCGAGTTTATGGCGGTTGTTCCCATTGGTTATGCTGAGCGGGACAGCCAGGGGCCGAAAAAAAGAGCCACCGATGTGGTGATGCGACGGCTGGATTAA
- a CDS encoding fatty acid--CoA ligase, protein MMSDHRIPRTESAYTYPLLIKHLLQSPLVHHPQQEIVYRDQLRYTYRDLHERVCRLANALLSSGVKAGDTVAVMDWDSHRYLECFFAVPMIGAVLHTVNVKLSAEQILYTIDHAEDNILLVHRDFVPIIEQIKGRIDMVDHYILLNDGAAALDSSIPFTAEYESWLADASPYAEFPDFDENTRATTFYTTGTTGLPKGVYFSHRQLVLHTMGVLAALGTPQHQGRLHQGDVYMPITPMFHVHAWGLPYVATALGVKQVYPGRYAPEVLLELIDREQVTFSHCVPTILHMLLKSSHVDQVDLSHWKVIIGGSAMSRSLCLEAMQRGIDLFTGYGMSETCPILSLAHLDAEMLELEDDAQAEIRCKTGRAMPLVDVRVVDEQMQEVPRDGLSTGEIVVRAPWLTQGYLKDTRNSEQLWQGGYLHTGDVATRDTKNYLKITDRTKDVIKSGGEWISSLELEDIFSHHSAVAEVAVIAQPDEKWGERPLALVVLKPDLETPPGKKELLALLHEYTDTGVISKQVVLTRFKFVDAIDKTSVGKTDKRSLREKHL, encoded by the coding sequence ATGATGAGTGATCATCGCATCCCCCGCACCGAATCAGCTTACACCTATCCCTTGTTGATCAAACATCTGTTGCAATCGCCACTGGTGCATCATCCACAACAGGAGATCGTCTACCGCGACCAGTTGCGTTATACGTATCGTGATCTGCATGAGCGGGTGTGTCGATTGGCCAACGCCTTGTTGTCTTCCGGAGTCAAGGCCGGTGATACGGTGGCCGTGATGGACTGGGACAGCCACCGCTATCTGGAATGCTTTTTTGCCGTGCCGATGATTGGTGCGGTGTTGCATACGGTAAATGTCAAACTTTCTGCTGAGCAGATTCTTTACACCATTGACCATGCCGAAGACAACATATTGCTGGTCCATCGTGATTTTGTGCCGATCATTGAACAGATCAAGGGGCGCATCGATATGGTGGATCATTATATTCTCCTCAACGACGGCGCGGCGGCGCTGGACAGCTCGATACCGTTTACGGCTGAATACGAATCATGGCTGGCTGATGCCTCGCCTTACGCGGAATTCCCCGATTTTGATGAGAACACCCGGGCGACCACCTTTTACACCACCGGCACCACCGGCCTGCCCAAGGGGGTGTACTTCAGCCATCGTCAGCTGGTCCTGCATACCATGGGCGTCCTTGCCGCCCTCGGGACACCGCAGCACCAGGGCCGACTCCACCAAGGCGATGTCTATATGCCGATCACCCCCATGTTTCATGTGCACGCCTGGGGGCTGCCCTATGTGGCTACGGCTCTGGGCGTCAAACAGGTGTATCCGGGGCGCTATGCTCCAGAGGTGCTGTTGGAGCTGATCGATCGGGAGCAGGTGACTTTTTCCCACTGTGTGCCAACCATTCTACATATGCTGTTGAAAAGTTCCCATGTCGACCAGGTGGACCTGAGTCACTGGAAAGTGATTATCGGTGGTTCGGCCATGTCGCGCAGTCTGTGCCTCGAAGCGATGCAGCGCGGGATTGACCTCTTTACCGGTTACGGCATGTCGGAAACCTGTCCGATTCTCTCTCTGGCGCATCTCGACGCTGAGATGCTTGAGCTGGAGGATGATGCCCAGGCGGAAATTCGCTGCAAAACCGGCCGCGCCATGCCGCTGGTCGATGTGCGGGTGGTTGATGAACAGATGCAGGAAGTGCCCCGCGATGGTCTCTCCACAGGTGAAATTGTTGTGCGTGCGCCGTGGCTAACCCAGGGTTATCTCAAAGATACCCGCAATTCTGAACAGTTGTGGCAGGGCGGCTATCTGCACACCGGCGATGTAGCCACCCGCGATACTAAAAACTATCTGAAAATTACCGACCGCACTAAAGACGTGATCAAAAGCGGCGGCGAGTGGATCTCCTCACTGGAACTCGAAGACATCTTTTCCCATCATTCGGCTGTGGCCGAAGTGGCGGTCATTGCCCAGCCCGACGAAAAGTGGGGCGAACGGCCCCTGGCCCTGGTGGTGCTCAAGCCGGATCTGGAAACACCACCGGGGAAAAAGGAATTACTGGCGCTGCTGCATGAATATACCGATACCGGCGTGATCTCCAAACAGGTGGTTCTGACCCGGTTTAAATTTGTCGATGCCATTGACAAGACCAGTGTCGGAAAAACAGATAAACGCAGCCTGCGCGAGAAACATCTGTGA
- a CDS encoding voltage-gated chloride channel family protein: MPIRWDVREHLSLGWFVVRWLLMIAPVAALIGSSVAFFLWLLAEATQTRWAHPELVFGLPLAGIFIVWCYHSMGSTAGGGNNLVMEQIHQPGAGIPKRMMPLVLFATVITHLFGGSAGREGTAVQMGGSIAQVFSRPFRLSEEDTRILLTCGVAAGFGAVFGTPLAGAIFALEVLAVGKMRYEALIPCLMASLLGDLVCTAWGIGHTQYQIVAPELHIDAAVAHVSLVLAAKVMLASILFGLAGFLFAEITHALSGLFKKYVPRYWLRPVIGAVVVLGISFLLGTRDYLGLGVGSASGDGISIVNAFSGVGVTPWSWWWKLLLTAITLSSGFKGGEVTPLFFVGATLGAALAGVLDVPVDLLAGIGFIAVFAGATNTPLACTLMGVELFGAQYLEYFAIACFLSYLFSGHSSIYLSQQIAAPKGGVFRYRGVDTLKSARDARRFWWRRQSPDE, from the coding sequence ATGCCGATACGCTGGGATGTGCGTGAACATTTGAGCCTCGGCTGGTTTGTGGTGCGCTGGTTGCTGATGATCGCACCGGTTGCCGCCCTGATCGGTTCCAGTGTGGCTTTTTTCCTCTGGTTGCTGGCCGAGGCCACTCAGACGCGTTGGGCGCACCCTGAGCTGGTGTTTGGGTTGCCGCTGGCCGGTATCTTTATTGTCTGGTGCTATCACTCCATGGGCAGTACTGCCGGGGGCGGCAACAATCTGGTTATGGAGCAGATCCACCAACCCGGTGCCGGGATTCCCAAACGGATGATGCCGCTGGTGTTGTTTGCCACGGTGATCACCCACCTGTTCGGCGGTTCGGCCGGTCGCGAGGGAACTGCCGTGCAGATGGGCGGCAGCATTGCCCAGGTGTTCAGTCGGCCATTTCGTCTCAGCGAGGAGGATACGCGTATTCTCCTCACCTGCGGGGTGGCCGCTGGTTTTGGCGCGGTTTTCGGCACGCCTTTGGCCGGAGCGATCTTTGCTCTGGAAGTTCTCGCCGTAGGCAAGATGCGTTACGAGGCTTTGATCCCGTGCCTGATGGCCAGTTTGCTCGGTGATCTGGTGTGTACCGCCTGGGGCATTGGTCATACCCAATATCAGATTGTTGCCCCGGAGCTGCATATTGACGCAGCGGTTGCCCATGTATCGCTGGTGTTGGCGGCCAAGGTGATGCTGGCGTCGATTCTGTTCGGCCTGGCCGGGTTCCTGTTTGCCGAGATCACCCATGCGTTGTCCGGGCTGTTTAAAAAATACGTGCCTCGCTACTGGTTGCGTCCGGTGATTGGTGCGGTTGTTGTCCTTGGCATCAGTTTTCTGCTCGGTACCCGCGATTATCTGGGTCTTGGTGTCGGTTCGGCAAGTGGCGACGGCATCTCCATTGTCAATGCCTTTTCCGGAGTCGGCGTCACGCCGTGGAGCTGGTGGTGGAAACTGCTGCTGACCGCCATTACCTTGAGCAGTGGCTTCAAGGGTGGCGAAGTGACGCCGTTGTTTTTTGTCGGCGCAACTCTGGGCGCGGCATTGGCCGGGGTCCTCGACGTGCCAGTGGATTTACTGGCCGGCATTGGGTTCATTGCCGTGTTCGCCGGTGCCACCAACACACCACTGGCGTGTACCCTGATGGGTGTGGAACTGTTTGGTGCTCAGTATCTGGAGTATTTTGCCATCGCCTGTTTTTTGTCCTATCTGTTCAGTGGTCACTCCAGTATTTATCTGTCACAACAGATTGCCGCACCCAAGGGCGGTGTTTTTCGATATCGGGGGGTGGATACCCTCAAGTCGGCGCGTGATGCTCGCCGTTTCTGGTGGCGTCGCCAGTCGCCTGATGAATAG
- a CDS encoding putative sulfate exporter family transporter, giving the protein MRTSCGTAICGGGAIAAMASVIKAENDESAVALATIFTQTLTDVRYRVI; this is encoded by the coding sequence ATGCGGACCTCCTGCGGAACCGCTATCTGCGGCGGTGGTGCCATTGCCGCTATGGCATCGGTGATCAAAGCTGAAAACGACGAATCCGCTGTGGCTCTGGCCACCATCTTCACCCAGACGCTGACCGACGTTCGTTATCGCGTTATTTGA